From the Rhizobium sp. ARZ01 genome, the window GGGAAGAGCGTCGAAAGATGGTTGGTCCAGTCGCCCATGTTGGGCTGCCAGTCGGCGATCTCGCCCTTCAGCGCGCCTGCCATGAACTGGCGGAAGGTGATGTGGGTGCAGTCGTGATACTTGCCGTCGCGCACGACGAAGTACATCGGCACGTCGAGTGCCCATTCGACATAGTGCTCGAAGCCGAAATCCGGGGCGAAGGCGAAGGGGATGATGCCGGCGCGATTGTTGTCCGTGTCGCGCCAGATGTCGCCGCGCCAGGAAAGGAGCCCGTTCGGCTTGCCCTCGGTGAAGGGGGAGGAGGCGAAGAAGGCGGTCGCGAGTGACTGGAGCTTCAGCGACACCTGCATCTTGCGGCGCATGTCGGCTTCGGAGGAAAAGTCGAGGTTCACCTGGATCGTGCAGGTGCGGTACATCATGTCGAGACCGTGCGAGCCGACCTTGGGCATGTAGCGGGTCATGATGTCGTAGCGCGACTTCGGCATGCGCGGTGTATCGGCGAGCGACCATTTCGGGCTGCCGCCCATCCCGAGGAAGCGGATGCCGAGTGGTTCGGCCACTTCACGCAGCGTCGAAAGATGCTGGTTCGATTCCTTGCAGGTCTCGTGGATGTTCTCCAAAGGTGCGCCCGAAAGCTCGAACTGACCACCGGGTTCCAGGGAGATCGCGCCGGCGCCCTCGGGACCGGCAAGTCCGATGATGTTGTCGCCGTCCATGATCGGCTCCCAGGCGGTCTTGGCCTGCATGCCGGTCAGGAGCGCTGCGATACTGCGTTCACCGAAATAGGGAACGGGGCCATTGTCGGCGGTGAAGAACGCGAATTTCTCGTGCTCTGTTCCGATGCGGAACGCTTCCTTCGGCTTGCAGCCGGCGGCAAGGTATTCGGTCATTTCCGCTGTCGAGCGAACCGGCGTCTGGTCGGTGGTGTCACGGGCCATGGGCGTCTTCTTGTCAGGTGGGACCGGCCGGAAGGGCCAGGCAGGTGAAGGTGCTTGGACCGTAATTATGTGCGGTGCAAGCGAATTTCTTTCAAGATGCCATCAAAAAAACGGAATGGTCGTCCTTGGGCCAGGCGATGCCGCAGCCGTCAGAAATGGTCTATTTCCAGTCGCCGATCGCGGCCTGGATAACCGCAAGGGCGGCGACCGCGGCGGTGTCCGCCCTGAGAATGCGGGGGCCGAGCGGGATGGGCGTGACAAAGGGCAGGGCGCGCAAAAGTGACCGCTCGCCGTCGGAGAAACCGCCTTCCGGACCAACCAGAAGCGCGAGCTTGCTTTCTCTGATTGCGTTGAGAGTAGGCAGGGGATTCTGGCTGTCATGCCCCTCGTCGCAATAGATGATGCGGCGGTCGCTCGGCCAGTCCGGGAGAAGATCCTCCAGCCGCCGGGGGGCTGTGACCTGCGGAATAGCGAGAATGCCGCATTGCTCGGCAGCCTCGATCACGTTCGCCTCGATCCGCTCCAGGCTGGTGATCTTCCCCTGAACGTGTTGCGTCATGACCGGTTGTAGCAGGCCGGCGCCCATCTCCACCGCCTTCTGCACAAGATAGTCGAGGCGGCCAACCTTCAAGGGCGCGAAAAGATAGTGAAGGTCGCTCGGTGCGGGTTGCGGCCGCGTCTGTTCTGTCGCGGTCAGCAGCAGCCGCTTGCGGGTCGGATAGGAGAGCTGCGCCCGCCATTCCCCGTCACGGCCATTGAAAACAAGTACGTCTGAGCCTTCTTCCGCGCGCAACACGTTGGCCAGGTAGTGGAACTGGTCCTTCGAGGCTTCAAAGGCGCGGCCTCTGGAGAGATCAGCTTCGACGAAGAGTCGTTGCATGCGATAGTTGGCGCGCATTGTCGTTCCGGTTAGCCAAACAAGCCATTGAGAAGCGTGAAGAGGATGGCGGCTGCCATCGCGGTGAGCGGTACTGTGATGATCCAGGCCGCGACGATGGTCATGAAATGCGAGCGTCGCACCAAGCGCCGCCGGCGT encodes:
- a CDS encoding glutamate--cysteine ligase; translated protein: MARDTTDQTPVRSTAEMTEYLAAGCKPKEAFRIGTEHEKFAFFTADNGPVPYFGERSIAALLTGMQAKTAWEPIMDGDNIIGLAGPEGAGAISLEPGGQFELSGAPLENIHETCKESNQHLSTLREVAEPLGIRFLGMGGSPKWSLADTPRMPKSRYDIMTRYMPKVGSHGLDMMYRTCTIQVNLDFSSEADMRRKMQVSLKLQSLATAFFASSPFTEGKPNGLLSWRGDIWRDTDNNRAGIIPFAFAPDFGFEHYVEWALDVPMYFVVRDGKYHDCTHITFRQFMAGALKGEIADWQPNMGDWTNHLSTLFPDVRLKRFLEMRGADGGPWRRICALPAFWVGLLYDDTALSAAEDLTRDWTVEEVSALRDAVPAQGLNVKHRGVALWDIGREVLAIARSGLVSRARVNGDGVDESVFLSPLEEVLAKKSALAEDMLALYDGRWNKSVEPVFADYQY
- a CDS encoding 16S rRNA (uracil(1498)-N(3))-methyltransferase translates to MRANYRMQRLFVEADLSRGRAFEASKDQFHYLANVLRAEEGSDVLVFNGRDGEWRAQLSYPTRKRLLLTATEQTRPQPAPSDLHYLFAPLKVGRLDYLVQKAVEMGAGLLQPVMTQHVQGKITSLERIEANVIEAAEQCGILAIPQVTAPRRLEDLLPDWPSDRRIIYCDEGHDSQNPLPTLNAIRESKLALLVGPEGGFSDGERSLLRALPFVTPIPLGPRILRADTAAVAALAVIQAAIGDWK